One Sodalinema gerasimenkoae IPPAS B-353 DNA segment encodes these proteins:
- a CDS encoding DUF3084 domain-containing protein, whose translation MTTGYVLILAMLVLGCAIATVGDQIGTKVGKARLSLFNLRPRKTATLVTVVTGGFISASTLAILLLLDQRLRTGLFQLEEIQQDLYSARQDFENTQAEKSRVEAELEAARNRAVLVQERLDALDRSLERVSQDLTEALEEQVQTQQQLRQTETQLENTEAERRQAEQQISRIESQLQETEAQRESLEVGIFQLQRQQQQLQAAADVARRQLEARDRELERNRQRLITQEGELARQEKERSQQAMELLRQELELARREELLASLSRQQTSLQEELQRIGQDFLLLRERRLAILQQQVLTSARVRVMNPEQVDDVILQILQEANRVATQVLRPGTAPTEEATLRVESEQVRELAERLADGQEYVIRTS comes from the coding sequence ATGACCACTGGATATGTTTTAATTTTGGCCATGCTGGTTCTCGGTTGCGCGATCGCCACAGTCGGTGATCAAATTGGGACGAAAGTCGGTAAGGCCCGTCTGAGCCTGTTTAACTTACGGCCTCGCAAAACCGCCACCCTGGTTACGGTGGTCACCGGTGGCTTCATTTCTGCGTCGACCTTGGCCATTCTCTTGCTGTTGGATCAACGACTGCGGACGGGGTTATTTCAACTTGAGGAAATTCAACAGGATCTCTATTCCGCTCGCCAGGATTTTGAGAACACTCAGGCTGAAAAAAGTCGGGTGGAAGCGGAACTCGAAGCGGCCCGCAATCGAGCGGTGTTGGTTCAGGAACGCTTAGATGCGCTCGATCGCTCCTTGGAACGGGTGTCTCAAGACTTAACCGAGGCCCTCGAAGAACAGGTGCAAACCCAGCAGCAATTGCGACAAACGGAAACCCAACTGGAAAATACCGAAGCCGAACGCCGTCAGGCCGAACAGCAAATTAGTCGTATTGAGTCCCAGTTACAGGAGACGGAGGCCCAGCGCGAATCCCTAGAAGTGGGGATTTTCCAGCTTCAACGGCAACAACAGCAACTACAAGCGGCCGCTGACGTGGCGCGCCGACAACTTGAGGCCCGCGATCGCGAACTCGAACGAAATCGCCAACGTCTCATCACCCAAGAGGGAGAGTTGGCCCGTCAGGAGAAGGAGCGATCGCAGCAAGCGATGGAATTGTTGCGTCAGGAGTTGGAGTTGGCCCGACGGGAAGAACTCTTGGCAAGCCTGAGTCGACAACAGACCAGTCTGCAAGAGGAGTTACAACGTATCGGCCAAGATTTTCTCTTATTACGGGAACGACGCTTAGCAATTCTGCAACAGCAAGTTCTGACCTCGGCGCGGGTGCGCGTCATGAATCCCGAGCAGGTGGATGATGTTATCTTACAAATTCTTCAGGAAGCCAATCGCGTGGCGACTCAGGTACTCCGTCCAGGAACTGCACCTACCGAAGAAGCAACGTTACGAGTTGAGTCGGAACAGGTGCGTGAGTTGGCTGAGCGGTTAGCCGATGGTCAAGAGTATGTGATTCGAACGAGTTGA
- the fabI gene encoding enoyl-ACP reductase FabI → MLDLTGKKALVTGIANNRSIAWGIAQQLHQAGAELAITYLPDDRGRQEKKVRSLVEPLQPTLIEPCNVQDDAQTRSLFETIKEKWGSFDILIHCLAFAGKDELSGDFSNASREGYLRAIEISSYSLVQMAGLAKPLLNEGGSLLTMTYLGGVRVVPNYNVMGIAKAALEMNVRYLAAEFGPAQLRVNAVSAGPIRTLASSAVGGILDMIHHVEETAPLRRTVTQTEVGNTAAFLCSDLASGITGQVVYVDAGYEIMGM, encoded by the coding sequence ATGCTGGATCTTACCGGAAAAAAAGCTCTTGTTACGGGAATTGCCAACAACCGCTCCATTGCCTGGGGGATTGCCCAACAACTCCACCAAGCCGGGGCCGAACTGGCCATCACCTATCTCCCGGACGATCGCGGTCGTCAGGAGAAGAAAGTCCGCAGCCTCGTCGAACCCCTACAACCGACGCTGATTGAACCCTGTAATGTTCAGGATGACGCGCAAACTCGCAGCTTATTTGAGACGATTAAGGAGAAATGGGGCAGCTTTGATATTCTGATTCACTGTCTGGCCTTCGCCGGGAAAGATGAACTCAGCGGGGATTTTAGTAACGCTTCCCGCGAAGGCTATCTGCGAGCGATTGAGATTAGTTCCTACTCCCTAGTCCAGATGGCAGGCCTAGCTAAACCGCTACTGAATGAGGGGGGAAGCCTGCTGACAATGACCTATCTCGGTGGCGTGCGCGTCGTCCCCAACTACAATGTCATGGGAATTGCCAAGGCGGCCTTAGAGATGAATGTGCGCTATCTCGCCGCTGAGTTTGGCCCGGCTCAACTGCGGGTTAACGCCGTCTCGGCTGGCCCCATCCGCACTCTGGCCTCCTCTGCTGTCGGGGGAATTCTCGATATGATTCATCACGTGGAGGAAACGGCCCCCCTACGGCGCACGGTGACCCAAACGGAAGTGGGGAATACCGCCGCTTTCCTCTGTAGTGATTTGGCCAGTGGCATTACGGGCCAAGTGGTTTATGTGGATGCCGGTTACGAAATTATGGGAATGTAG
- the clpS gene encoding ATP-dependent Clp protease adapter ClpS has product MSVETLEKRSTVRKHAPRYRVLLHNDDFNSMEYVVQTLVQTVPALTQPQAVSIMMEAHTNGKALVITCAQEHAEFYCETLRNHGLSSSVEPDD; this is encoded by the coding sequence GTGTCTGTCGAAACTCTCGAAAAACGTTCAACAGTTCGTAAACATGCACCGCGTTATCGAGTGTTACTCCACAACGACGATTTCAATTCGATGGAGTATGTTGTACAGACGCTGGTGCAGACGGTTCCTGCGTTGACGCAACCCCAGGCCGTCAGCATTATGATGGAAGCTCACACCAATGGCAAAGCGTTGGTGATTACTTGTGCGCAAGAACATGCTGAGTTCTACTGTGAAACCCTACGGAATCATGGCTTAAGTAGCTCAGTTGAGCCTGATGATTAA
- a CDS encoding acyltransferase translates to MVRTVTQQLAQAHIQGFNLQDPGFEIYQRHGLKRLLSILMEFCKGRQRSRLSQQWHRFRKRGGLWIHGETQRVTLLSQEQDLSLNLHINLLKPNSSLTLYIGRGVTGTVYVDVYQANLTLFIGDGCCLEGLEIASLQDDDEILIGNRVQIGHAKRRLQEKVTLFSGGHSANCPFLIIGDDGLFSYGVTIRTTDAHPILDRHRQHQVNASQRGVLIEPHVWVGQNVSILKDVTVGACSIIALGSVVVKDIPRGSLAAGVPASHRSLKGKLWTHSSSPKGIARAQAFSDRYLDGQDEVNL, encoded by the coding sequence GTGGTTAGAACCGTTACACAGCAGTTGGCACAAGCGCATATTCAAGGGTTTAATCTGCAAGACCCAGGGTTTGAAATTTATCAGCGTCATGGACTCAAACGCTTGTTGTCTATCCTGATGGAGTTCTGCAAGGGCCGACAACGCAGTCGTCTGTCCCAACAGTGGCATCGTTTCCGGAAACGGGGCGGCCTGTGGATTCATGGGGAAACTCAACGGGTGACGTTATTGAGTCAGGAACAGGATTTATCCTTGAACCTTCACATCAATTTGCTGAAGCCGAATAGTTCGCTCACCCTCTATATCGGTCGAGGGGTGACGGGGACGGTGTACGTGGATGTATATCAAGCGAATCTCACGTTGTTTATCGGTGATGGCTGTTGCTTGGAGGGACTTGAGATTGCTTCATTGCAGGACGATGATGAAATTCTGATTGGCAATCGGGTGCAGATTGGTCATGCCAAACGACGGCTACAAGAAAAGGTGACGTTGTTTTCAGGGGGGCATTCTGCCAATTGTCCCTTTTTGATTATTGGGGATGATGGTTTGTTTTCCTATGGGGTGACGATTCGCACGACTGATGCACACCCGATTCTCGATCGCCACCGTCAGCACCAGGTGAATGCTTCACAACGAGGGGTATTGATTGAACCCCATGTTTGGGTTGGCCAGAACGTCAGCATCTTAAAGGATGTAACGGTGGGAGCTTGTTCGATCATTGCCTTGGGGTCAGTGGTGGTCAAGGATATTCCTCGGGGATCACTTGCGGCTGGGGTTCCGGCAAGCCATCGATCGCTCAAGGGCAAACTCTGGACTCATTCTAGTTCTCCAAAGGGGATTGCCCGGGCCCAGGCGTTCTCAGATCGTTATCTGGACGGTCAAGATGAGGTTAATCTCTAG
- a CDS encoding PAS domain S-box protein, with amino-acid sequence MYYTQVQQSETRLRAMFEQAAVGMAILDAQGQICQQNQTLSQILGHQLPLLRFENLEPEAVLREQEWEQCYQRADGSLVWVQLNLSSFPKQGELGGCFLAIVQDISDRKRAELRLQQQLNFETALARFSSSLTTNDAVDWNSLLGLIGRSIKGSRVYLNRFDWSSRTGCWMAEWVDEQTPSFFEQAQRIVIDDLPWWLEQLQRNQDVAIGHLEELPPQANAERSLLRQTGETSLLEVPIWSRQRELWGCLGVSILHGPPRDWSDEEARLLRVVGEIIYNYCDRRRVEQALRDSEERFRVTFEQAAVGLAQLDFQGNFLRVNHRYCTLLGYEPEELLQMNIGDILGHDDWVESLERLQDMQLGKLETYCKEKRQRRRDGSLRWAQVTGQVVFEGTKPKYIICAAADIHDRKQYQSALERLRHRYELILNAAGEGICEINLRQQIAFCNPTAAKMLGSDHVAQIIGLSIHEIIEPLLPENRESLGSSSWQEVWESQVSELQLSAAAGTPPSIHQGQFRRLDGGTFPVDYICTPIVLNGQHLGAVLTFNDISDRLAIEKLKNEFLSMVSHELRTPLTPMQVALGLLNSGKLGTLSEKAQHLVSIALSNTNRLRRLIDDLLDFQRLESGRVELHCQHHRLLDLLQQSLETMRAMAEPDQIRLDIAPLSESLQALQLWVDGDLLIQVLTNLLSNAIKFSPPGEVVTLVVEAWPESEEICIRVCDRGRGIPPNCLDLIFDPFHQVDASDSREKGGTGLGLTICRRIVEQHQGRIWAENRPDGGTQISLTLPWQP; translated from the coding sequence ATGTACTATACCCAGGTTCAACAAAGTGAAACTCGCTTGCGGGCCATGTTTGAGCAAGCGGCAGTGGGGATGGCTATTTTGGATGCCCAGGGACAGATTTGTCAGCAAAATCAGACCCTAAGCCAGATTTTAGGGCATCAGTTGCCCCTACTCCGATTTGAGAACCTTGAACCTGAGGCCGTGTTGCGGGAACAGGAATGGGAGCAATGTTATCAACGGGCCGATGGCTCTTTGGTCTGGGTTCAGTTGAATCTCTCCTCATTTCCCAAGCAGGGAGAGTTGGGAGGCTGTTTTCTGGCGATTGTTCAGGATATCAGCGATCGCAAGCGGGCTGAGTTGCGGCTACAACAACAGTTAAACTTTGAAACGGCCCTGGCTCGGTTTTCCAGTAGCCTCACCACCAATGATGCGGTGGATTGGAATAGTTTATTAGGCTTGATTGGGCGATCGATCAAGGGGAGTCGTGTCTATCTCAACCGCTTTGATTGGTCCAGCCGTACGGGTTGCTGGATGGCGGAATGGGTCGATGAACAAACACCGTCCTTTTTTGAACAGGCTCAACGGATTGTCATTGATGATCTGCCCTGGTGGCTCGAGCAACTGCAACGCAATCAAGATGTGGCGATCGGCCATTTAGAAGAGTTACCCCCGCAAGCGAATGCTGAACGTTCCCTCTTGCGTCAGACAGGGGAAACGTCCCTACTAGAAGTTCCCATTTGGAGCCGTCAGCGAGAACTCTGGGGCTGTTTAGGGGTCAGTATTTTGCATGGACCCCCTCGCGATTGGTCCGATGAAGAGGCCCGGTTGTTGCGGGTGGTGGGAGAAATTATCTACAACTACTGCGATCGCCGTCGGGTAGAACAGGCCTTACGAGATAGCGAAGAACGCTTCCGAGTCACCTTTGAACAGGCGGCGGTTGGCTTGGCTCAATTGGACTTTCAGGGCAACTTTTTGCGGGTCAATCATCGCTACTGTACCCTGTTGGGCTATGAACCCGAGGAACTGTTACAAATGAATATCGGGGATATCCTCGGTCACGATGACTGGGTCGAATCCTTAGAGAGGCTCCAAGATATGCAGTTAGGCAAGCTGGAGACCTATTGTAAGGAGAAACGGCAACGGCGACGAGATGGGTCTCTGCGCTGGGCCCAGGTGACGGGTCAAGTGGTCTTTGAGGGGACGAAGCCCAAGTATATTATCTGTGCTGCGGCGGATATTCATGACCGCAAACAGTATCAGTCGGCCTTAGAACGGTTGCGTCACCGCTATGAGTTAATTTTGAATGCGGCTGGGGAAGGAATTTGTGAGATTAATTTACGGCAACAGATTGCCTTTTGTAATCCCACGGCGGCTAAAATGCTCGGAAGCGATCATGTGGCTCAGATTATTGGCTTATCCATCCATGAGATTATTGAGCCGTTGCTGCCGGAGAATCGGGAATCTCTGGGAAGCTCCTCTTGGCAAGAAGTCTGGGAAAGTCAGGTCTCGGAACTGCAACTGTCTGCGGCAGCGGGAACCCCTCCCTCGATTCACCAGGGTCAGTTTCGCCGCCTGGATGGGGGAACCTTCCCCGTTGATTATATCTGTACCCCGATTGTCTTGAATGGACAACATCTCGGAGCTGTGTTGACCTTTAACGATATCAGCGATCGCCTGGCCATCGAAAAGCTTAAAAATGAGTTTCTCTCAATGGTCAGTCATGAATTGAGAACCCCCCTGACCCCTATGCAGGTGGCCCTGGGACTCCTCAACAGTGGTAAATTAGGGACTCTGTCTGAGAAAGCCCAACATCTGGTTTCGATTGCCTTAAGCAATACCAATCGCCTACGCCGCTTGATTGACGATTTATTGGATTTCCAGCGCCTGGAATCGGGGCGGGTGGAGTTACATTGCCAACACCATCGTCTGCTGGATTTGCTGCAACAGAGTTTAGAAACCATGCGAGCCATGGCCGAACCCGATCAGATCCGCCTGGACATTGCCCCTCTCAGTGAGAGCCTACAAGCACTTCAGCTTTGGGTGGACGGCGATTTATTGATTCAGGTCTTGACAAATTTGCTAAGCAATGCTATAAAGTTTTCTCCTCCCGGTGAGGTGGTGACCTTAGTTGTCGAGGCTTGGCCCGAGTCCGAGGAGATTTGTATCCGGGTGTGCGATCGCGGTCGAGGCATTCCCCCCAACTGTCTCGACCTCATCTTTGACCCCTTCCATCAAGTGGATGCCTCCGATTCCCGCGAGAAGGGGGGAACTGGCTTAGGACTGACCATCTGTCGCCGCATCGTGGAACAGCATCAAGGGCGCATCTGGGCCGAAAATCGCCCAGATGGCGGGACGCAAATTTCCCTGACACTACCCTGGCAACCGTGA
- the ntcA gene encoding global nitrogen regulator NtcA gives MVAMQDKPLAAVFHQMGSGSGAFPPVVENYERGKTIFFPGDPAERVYFLVKGAVKLSRVYEAGEEITVALLRENSVFGVLSLITGHRSDRFYHAVAFTPVELLSVPIEQVEKALKEDPDLSILMLQGLSSRILQTEMMIETLAHRDMGSRLVSFLLILCRDFGLPSSDGITIDLKLSHQAIAEAIGSTRVTVTRLLGDLRQEEMISIHKKKITVHNPVALSQQFT, from the coding sequence ATGGTAGCCATGCAGGACAAACCACTGGCGGCTGTATTTCACCAGATGGGAAGCGGTAGCGGTGCATTTCCACCGGTTGTTGAAAACTATGAACGTGGAAAAACCATCTTTTTTCCCGGCGATCCCGCTGAGCGCGTTTATTTTTTGGTTAAAGGTGCGGTCAAACTCTCTCGCGTCTATGAGGCAGGAGAGGAGATTACGGTGGCACTGTTGCGGGAGAATAGTGTCTTCGGGGTCTTATCCCTGATTACAGGACACCGTTCAGATCGGTTTTACCACGCTGTAGCGTTTACACCGGTTGAATTGCTCTCGGTTCCCATTGAACAGGTGGAAAAGGCTCTAAAGGAAGATCCCGATTTATCGATTTTGATGTTACAGGGGTTATCCTCGCGGATTTTACAAACCGAGATGATGATCGAAACTTTGGCTCACCGAGATATGGGATCTCGTTTGGTGAGCTTTTTGTTGATTCTCTGTCGGGACTTTGGCCTTCCGAGTTCCGACGGAATCACCATTGATTTGAAGTTATCTCACCAGGCGATCGCCGAGGCGATCGGCTCAACTCGGGTCACCGTTACCCGTTTATTGGGCGATTTACGCCAGGAAGAGATGATCTCGATTCACAAAAAGAAGATTACGGTGCATAATCCTGTGGCACTGAGTCAACAGTTCACGTAA
- a CDS encoding type II CAAX endopeptidase family protein — protein MFRKSWGDRPLLGRLSRFVGLLLLFWLPLAIPIYSLIEDSNTASILGTGILYVQFLVLLRLWGRRVYGESRVFSYYGLDWTARNGWEFVGGLLGAIAAILVLFLVQVGLGWLNWQGPQVPLASLVGEAVVVGVAVGFAEELLFRGWFWDELRRDYSQSQAIALNGVVFALLHFIKPLPEILRTAPQFLGLVFLGVILAQLKLRGRGRLGYPIGFHGGLVAAYYGVNVGELWRPAQDIPTWITGIDGNPLAGLLGLLLLVAIVIGSRGKKKARGKRQEGGEGSRQ, from the coding sequence ATGTTTCGCAAGTCTTGGGGCGATCGCCCTCTCCTGGGTCGTTTAAGTCGCTTTGTGGGGCTGCTGCTATTATTTTGGCTCCCCTTGGCGATTCCGATTTATAGCCTGATCGAGGATTCCAACACCGCCAGCATTCTGGGAACGGGAATCCTCTATGTGCAGTTTCTGGTTTTACTCAGGCTTTGGGGAAGGCGCGTGTATGGGGAATCCCGCGTGTTTTCATATTATGGGCTGGACTGGACGGCTCGTAATGGCTGGGAGTTCGTGGGGGGCCTACTGGGAGCGATCGCCGCCATTCTCGTCCTGTTTCTAGTTCAGGTGGGACTCGGTTGGCTAAACTGGCAGGGCCCCCAGGTTCCACTGGCCTCTCTGGTTGGGGAAGCGGTTGTGGTGGGGGTAGCGGTTGGCTTCGCTGAGGAGTTGCTATTCCGGGGCTGGTTTTGGGACGAGTTACGCCGTGATTACTCTCAATCTCAGGCGATCGCCCTCAATGGGGTGGTGTTTGCTCTGTTGCATTTCATCAAACCCCTACCGGAAATTTTACGGACGGCTCCCCAGTTTCTGGGGTTAGTCTTCTTGGGGGTCATTTTAGCTCAACTCAAACTCCGAGGTCGGGGACGTTTAGGCTATCCCATTGGCTTTCACGGGGGCTTGGTGGCGGCGTACTATGGGGTAAATGTGGGGGAACTCTGGCGTCCTGCTCAGGACATCCCCACTTGGATTACGGGCATTGATGGCAATCCCTTGGCTGGCCTCCTTGGCTTGCTTTTGTTGGTTGCTATTGTGATAGGCAGTAGGGGGAAGAAGAAGGCAAGAGGCAAAAGGCAAGAGGGGGGAGAAGGCAGTAGGCAGTAG
- the fabI gene encoding enoyl-ACP reductase FabI yields the protein MLDLTGKKALVTGIANNRSIAWGIAQQLHQAGAELAITYLPDDRGRQEKKVRSLVEPLQPTLIEPCNVQDEAQTRSLFETIQEKWGSFDILIHCLAFAGKEELSGDFSNASRDGYLRAIEISSYSLVQMAGLAKPLLNEGGSLLTMTYLGGVRVVPNYNVMGIAKAALEMNVRYLAAEFGPAQLRVNAVSAGPIRTLASSAVGGILDMIHHVEETAPLRRTVTQTEVGNTAAFLCSDLASGITGQVVYVDAGYEIMGM from the coding sequence ATGCTGGATCTTACTGGAAAAAAAGCCCTGGTCACGGGAATTGCCAACAACCGCTCCATTGCCTGGGGGATTGCTCAACAACTCCACCAAGCCGGGGCCGAACTGGCCATCACCTACCTCCCGGACGATCGCGGTCGTCAGGAGAAAAAAGTCCGCAGCCTCGTCGAACCCCTACAACCGACGCTAATTGAACCCTGTAACGTTCAAGATGAGGCGCAAACTCGCAGCTTATTCGAGACGATTCAGGAGAAATGGGGCAGCTTTGATATTCTAATTCACTGTCTGGCCTTCGCCGGCAAAGAGGAACTCAGCGGTGATTTTAGTAACGCCTCCCGAGACGGCTATCTGCGAGCCATTGAAATTAGTTCCTACTCTCTAGTTCAGATGGCGGGCCTGGCCAAGCCGCTGCTCAATGAGGGGGGAAGCCTGCTGACGATGACCTATCTCGGGGGTGTGCGCGTGGTCCCCAATTACAATGTCATGGGAATCGCCAAGGCGGCTTTAGAGATGAATGTGCGCTATCTAGCGGCTGAGTTTGGCCCCGCTCAACTGCGAGTCAACGCTGTTTCCGCTGGTCCCATCCGCACCCTGGCCTCCTCCGCTGTCGGCGGGATTCTAGATATGATTCATCATGTGGAGGAAACGGCCCCCCTACGACGCACGGTGACGCAAACGGAAGTGGGGAATACCGCCGCCTTCCTCTGTAGCGACTTGGCTAGCGGGATTACCGGCCAAGTGGTCTATGTGGATGCCGGTTACGAAATTATGGGAATGTAG
- a CDS encoding SpoIID/LytB domain-containing protein: MVGAHISRLRVSLKRFSQKGLTRVLLTSLVWLSGAAATLAADFTIDVGVVQRFGEQPSDRLVLRDGGGGTLTVTFEGGDGTPQTQQLEDLTLELVTQPLSEPVLEERVVLSTHRSFENAEQEARDWRDRGIEVEIAQPSDIWQVWAHRDVYQTPLLRRLLIETLERQGVEIAYLNNQVRDRRYQAGWEADGFRYNRDRLSVSASSGTIQVTTDRVQRTYGGQMQLQPNAYGSYTLVNTVPIETYLRGVVPHEIGPNAPYAAVEAQAIIARTYALRNLHRFAIDEYELCADTHCQVYWGLDNTVSRADQAIAATSGLVLTYNNEPIDALYSSTTGGVTSPFEDVWLGESRPYLVARVDAPTSIWDLANNPLNYEENFRKFMTLQEGFNESDWNTFRWRESTSLEEMTEFLKRYYRRNNRAINFKEVQEVAIVERSPSGRVLKMTITTDAGVIEIPNDEIRNAFYPPISTFFYIEPMYDEDDEDEDEQVLDGYTFVGGGFGHGVGLSQTGSYNLANLGWSSAEILEFYYPGTQLQPLAEISDFFQDR, translated from the coding sequence ATGGTTGGTGCTCACATTTCCCGGCTTCGGGTTTCCCTTAAGAGGTTTTCCCAAAAAGGACTGACCCGAGTCTTGCTGACAAGTCTTGTCTGGCTCAGCGGTGCGGCGGCAACTCTGGCGGCGGACTTTACCATTGATGTTGGGGTAGTGCAGCGATTTGGAGAACAGCCAAGCGATCGCCTGGTCTTGCGCGATGGTGGCGGTGGAACCCTGACGGTGACCTTTGAGGGGGGAGATGGAACGCCGCAAACTCAGCAACTCGAAGATTTAACCCTGGAATTGGTCACTCAACCTCTCTCGGAACCGGTGTTGGAGGAACGGGTGGTGTTGAGTACGCACCGCAGTTTTGAAAACGCCGAACAGGAGGCCCGGGACTGGCGCGATCGCGGAATTGAGGTAGAAATTGCCCAACCTAGTGATATTTGGCAGGTTTGGGCCCATCGTGATGTCTATCAAACTCCCCTGTTGCGTCGTCTATTAATCGAAACCCTCGAACGTCAGGGAGTTGAGATTGCCTATCTCAATAATCAGGTGCGCGATCGCCGCTATCAAGCCGGATGGGAGGCCGATGGCTTTCGCTACAATCGCGATCGTCTTAGCGTCAGTGCCAGTTCCGGAACCATCCAAGTCACCACCGATCGCGTTCAACGCACCTATGGCGGCCAGATGCAGTTACAACCCAACGCCTACGGGAGTTATACCCTGGTCAACACGGTTCCCATTGAGACCTATTTGCGCGGGGTGGTTCCCCATGAAATTGGCCCCAACGCTCCCTATGCGGCTGTGGAAGCACAGGCCATTATTGCCCGAACCTATGCGTTGCGGAATCTCCATCGCTTCGCCATTGATGAGTATGAACTCTGCGCCGATACCCATTGTCAAGTCTATTGGGGGTTAGATAACACAGTCTCTCGGGCCGATCAGGCGATCGCCGCCACGTCGGGATTGGTCTTAACCTACAACAATGAACCCATTGACGCGCTCTATTCCTCAACCACCGGAGGCGTTACCTCCCCCTTTGAAGATGTCTGGTTAGGAGAATCCCGTCCCTATTTAGTGGCCCGCGTCGATGCGCCGACAAGCATCTGGGATTTAGCCAACAATCCCCTGAACTACGAAGAGAACTTCCGTAAGTTTATGACCCTTCAGGAGGGGTTCAATGAGTCGGACTGGAACACCTTTCGCTGGCGAGAATCCACCAGTCTAGAGGAGATGACGGAATTTCTCAAACGCTACTACCGCCGCAACAACCGGGCCATCAATTTCAAGGAGGTGCAGGAGGTGGCCATTGTGGAGCGATCGCCCTCAGGACGAGTTCTGAAGATGACCATCACCACCGATGCTGGGGTCATTGAGATTCCCAATGATGAAATTCGCAATGCCTTTTATCCCCCCATTAGCACCTTCTTCTATATTGAGCCAATGTACGACGAAGACGACGAAGACGAGGATGAGCAAGTCTTAGACGGCTATACCTTTGTGGGAGGTGGCTTTGGCCATGGTGTGGGTCTCAGTCAAACCGGCTCCTACAATCTTGCCAATCTCGGCTGGTCTAGTGCTGAAATTCTCGAATTCTACTACCCCGGCACTCAGTTACAGCCTCTAGCAGAGATTTCCGACTTCTTCCAAGACCGCTAA
- a CDS encoding glycosyltransferase — protein sequence MTLSASPTTQPTVSVVIPIYNGAADLPDLLSCLEQQTYSSETLEYLLVDNNSQDNTAHLIAEAVKTTPIPLKLLSETEIQSSYAARNRGIQSSNSDLIAFTDADCRPEPTWLEQLLQPFNQPEIGLVAGEILALPPQTFLEHYAEQQKTLCQAYTLEHPYCPYGQTANLAIRRQALETVGLFRPHLTTGGDADLCWRILRGTDWQLKFAQQAIVRHRHRATWEELEKQWRRYGESNRYLHELHGVELQPTQSPVRPLLRWLLKSLPRQTLKLGIGRGNLVSVFAPLIGVYTSQARQRGQAEAQLPDAARDIEYMEKG from the coding sequence TTGACCTTATCTGCATCCCCCACCACCCAACCCACGGTATCTGTGGTCATCCCCATCTACAATGGAGCCGCAGATTTACCGGATTTGTTGTCCTGTCTAGAGCAACAAACCTATTCGTCTGAAACCCTCGAATATCTCTTGGTTGACAACAATAGCCAGGACAATACCGCTCATTTGATAGCAGAAGCGGTCAAAACCACTCCCATTCCCCTCAAACTCCTCTCAGAAACCGAGATTCAGAGTTCCTACGCCGCCCGCAACCGAGGCATTCAGTCCAGCAACAGTGACCTCATTGCCTTCACCGACGCCGATTGTCGCCCGGAACCCACCTGGCTAGAACAGTTGCTGCAACCCTTCAACCAGCCCGAAATCGGACTCGTCGCCGGAGAAATTTTGGCCCTCCCCCCGCAAACCTTTCTCGAACACTACGCCGAACAGCAAAAAACCCTCTGCCAAGCGTACACCCTCGAACATCCCTATTGTCCCTATGGACAAACCGCCAACCTAGCCATTCGTCGGCAAGCCTTAGAAACCGTGGGCCTGTTTCGTCCCCATCTCACTACCGGGGGAGACGCCGATTTATGCTGGCGGATTTTGCGGGGGACGGATTGGCAACTCAAATTTGCCCAACAGGCCATTGTTCGCCATCGTCACCGAGCCACCTGGGAGGAGTTAGAGAAGCAATGGCGACGTTACGGGGAATCTAATCGCTATCTCCATGAGTTACATGGCGTCGAGTTACAGCCTACTCAGTCCCCCGTTCGTCCCCTTCTGCGTTGGCTACTCAAATCCCTCCCCCGACAAACCCTCAAGCTGGGCATAGGCCGGGGAAATCTTGTCTCCGTCTTCGCACCCCTCATCGGCGTATACACTTCCCAAGCTCGGCAACGGGGGCAAGCCGAAGCCCAACTCCCCGACGCCGCCCGAGATATTGAATATATGGAGAAAGGCTAA